In Micromonospora purpureochromogenes, a single window of DNA contains:
- a CDS encoding putative RNA methyltransferase, with protein MPPAVLARLRCPVCAEPLTPAPDTRALRCPRRHSFDIARQGYVNLLTGRAPHVGDTADMVAARTDFLAAGHYDVISAALAEAATRVVGPMSAGRRTDGEPGVGAYPLVVDAGAGTGRHLAAVLAALPDAVGLALDVSKPALRRAARAHPRAAAALADTWQRLPLTDASTAVLLNVFAPRNGAEFHRVLDPAGALLVATPTDAHLAELVDALDLLRVDPAKADRVADSLAGHFTEERGAAHTARLRLSRAEVATLVGMGPSAWHTDPQRLAARIAALPEPVAVTAAVRLTVWRPR; from the coding sequence ATGCCCCCGGCCGTGCTGGCCCGGCTGCGCTGCCCGGTCTGCGCCGAACCGCTGACCCCGGCCCCCGACACCCGCGCGCTGCGCTGCCCGCGCCGGCACAGCTTCGACATCGCCCGGCAGGGGTACGTCAACCTGCTCACCGGCCGCGCCCCGCACGTCGGCGACACCGCCGACATGGTCGCCGCCCGGACGGACTTCCTGGCCGCCGGGCACTACGACGTCATCTCCGCCGCGCTGGCCGAGGCGGCCACCCGGGTCGTCGGCCCGATGAGCGCCGGCCGGCGGACGGACGGCGAGCCGGGCGTCGGGGCGTACCCGCTGGTGGTGGACGCCGGGGCAGGGACCGGCCGGCACCTCGCCGCGGTGCTGGCGGCGCTGCCCGACGCCGTGGGTCTGGCCCTGGACGTCTCCAAGCCGGCGCTGCGCCGCGCGGCCCGGGCCCACCCGAGGGCCGCGGCGGCGCTGGCCGACACCTGGCAGCGGCTGCCGCTGACCGACGCCTCGACCGCCGTGCTGCTGAACGTCTTCGCCCCGCGCAACGGCGCGGAGTTCCACCGGGTCCTCGACCCGGCCGGGGCGCTGCTGGTGGCCACCCCGACCGACGCGCACCTCGCCGAGCTGGTCGACGCGCTCGACCTGCTGCGGGTGGACCCGGCCAAGGCGGACCGGGTCGCCGACAGCCTGGCCGGTCACTTCACCGAGGAGCGCGGCGCCGCGCACACCGCCCGGCTACGGCTGAGCCGGGCCGAGGTGGCGACCCTGGTCGGGATGGGCCCCAGCGCCTGGCACACCGACCCGCAACGGCTCGCCGCCCGGATCGCCGCGCTGCCGGAGCCGGTCGCGGTCACCGCCGCCGTCCGGCTCACCGTCTGGCGCCCGCGCTGA
- a CDS encoding DUF4272 domain-containing protein translates to MLVPAPDPREIREASLDELSRLRLPLPPPQFPLVWEPGDEIELRPTGEIEARIAVLHVILARCFGMPPQAAMSWLLDSHLVEMVTPPEWQFVMGGRGDHRSFVLHHDALFSLAWVLGLSKQLDPTIPVDERLVERMPHLVGGETFGQWRARILAAPQHPADAAALLDLHYCLDWAYLEAEKRGQPLPGLVDANAIGQRRWALEWAVMLRGPYHDEPPGWEEVDLST, encoded by the coding sequence GTGTTGGTACCCGCCCCCGATCCCCGGGAAATCCGCGAGGCGAGCCTGGACGAGCTGTCCCGGTTGCGTCTGCCGTTGCCGCCCCCCCAGTTTCCGCTGGTGTGGGAGCCGGGCGACGAGATCGAGTTGCGTCCCACCGGGGAGATCGAGGCGCGGATCGCGGTCCTGCACGTGATCCTGGCCCGCTGCTTCGGGATGCCGCCGCAGGCGGCGATGAGCTGGCTGCTCGACTCGCACCTGGTCGAGATGGTCACCCCGCCCGAGTGGCAGTTCGTGATGGGCGGCAGGGGCGACCACCGCTCGTTCGTGCTGCACCACGACGCGCTCTTCTCGCTGGCCTGGGTGCTCGGCCTGAGCAAGCAGCTCGACCCGACCATCCCGGTCGACGAGCGGTTGGTGGAGCGGATGCCGCACCTGGTCGGCGGGGAGACGTTCGGCCAGTGGCGGGCCCGGATCCTGGCCGCGCCGCAGCACCCGGCCGACGCCGCCGCCCTGCTGGATCTGCACTACTGCCTGGACTGGGCGTACCTGGAGGCGGAGAAGCGCGGTCAGCCGCTGCCGGGGCTGGTCGACGCCAACGCGATCGGCCAGCGGCGCTGGGCGCTGGAGTGGGCGGTGATGCTGCGCGGGCCGTACCACGACGAGCCGCCGGGCTGGGAAGAGGTCGACCTCTCCACCTGA